The proteins below come from a single Corylus avellana chromosome ca3, CavTom2PMs-1.0 genomic window:
- the LOC132173378 gene encoding uncharacterized protein LOC132173378 has translation MGGSVGVGFIAVFAVSGSVLLLVHQAHKRLLSDFMKKVESELGTTFYAHAKNKLNGSGKSQAKKKVRFSDDVKEPSSNNKEYRQRQVLKHAMPPNRQALYT, from the exons GTCGGATTCATTGCAGTTTTTGCTGTCTCGGGAAGCGTACTTCTACTTGTTCATCAAGCCCATAAGCGACTTCTCTCCGATTTCATGAAGAAAGTTGAATCTGAATTGGGTACCACCTTCTACGCCCACGCCAAGAACAAATTGAacg gATCTGGGAAATCTCAAGCCAAAAAGAAGGTCCGATTCTCAGATGATGTCAAAGAGCCATCGTCAAACAACAAAGAATATCGCCAGAGACAGGTGCTGAAGCACGCCATGCCACCCAACAGGCAAGCTCTATATACCTAA